In Phormidium yuhuli AB48, one genomic interval encodes:
- a CDS encoding aminotransferase class I/II-fold pyridoxal phosphate-dependent enzyme gives MQVIQEYVQKLHAHGFYPDEYICHGKEGNLIDIEEPVSQRRLKVLTFCTNDVLGLVQNPQVKQAAIDAIVQYGTSNSSCEALSGRIDLHRQLEREISEFKDLGHTHLFVNAWMALQALMDAFCHLAIPISGFQHTRETLILSDVLNHGCIISAIANSNNRSGKVFSQSPRVRVKAYRHNDVNDLARKLRRYAQPGDRIMLISDAVFSMDGDIAPLPEFLDVMEQYPGSVIVMDEAHASGSIGASGRGIYDHFGISPQDVIRRGMVPIIMTTFSKFAASAGAALSSPSPELNDLLTVSPTSIGTISLPPPITAAALESIRQVRQHPELVQTLQANTRYLRSRLIEHEFQVIGETNVIPVILSPEINPKYFARHMMDRYGIWISPIWFIAKPRMRITANALHTKEEMDRLVEAMVETRAAMVSSTATVSA, from the coding sequence GTGCAAGTTATCCAAGAATACGTGCAGAAGTTACACGCACACGGGTTTTATCCTGATGAGTACATCTGTCACGGCAAAGAGGGCAATCTGATTGATATCGAGGAACCGGTGAGTCAAAGACGGCTCAAGGTGTTAACCTTCTGTACGAATGATGTCCTCGGACTGGTGCAGAATCCTCAGGTGAAACAAGCGGCGATTGATGCCATTGTTCAATATGGGACGTCTAACAGTTCTTGTGAGGCGTTGAGTGGCCGCATTGATTTACACCGTCAACTGGAACGGGAAATCTCTGAGTTTAAGGATTTAGGCCATACCCATTTGTTTGTGAATGCTTGGATGGCGTTACAAGCTCTAATGGATGCGTTCTGCCATCTGGCCATCCCGATTTCTGGATTTCAGCATACCCGCGAGACGCTGATTCTCAGTGATGTTCTCAATCATGGCTGCATCATCTCGGCCATCGCGAACTCGAATAATCGCTCGGGTAAGGTGTTTAGTCAAAGCCCCCGGGTGCGGGTGAAGGCCTATCGCCACAATGATGTGAATGATTTGGCCCGCAAACTGCGACGCTATGCTCAACCGGGTGATCGCATCATGTTGATTTCTGATGCGGTGTTCTCGATGGATGGGGATATCGCACCGTTGCCGGAGTTTCTAGATGTGATGGAGCAGTATCCGGGCAGTGTCATTGTCATGGATGAGGCCCACGCTAGTGGTTCGATTGGAGCCTCGGGACGGGGAATTTATGACCATTTCGGGATTTCTCCCCAGGATGTGATCCGCCGGGGTATGGTTCCGATTATCATGACCACCTTCTCGAAGTTTGCGGCGTCAGCCGGGGCGGCGTTGAGTAGCCCCAGTCCTGAATTGAATGACTTGCTGACGGTGTCGCCAACGTCGATTGGCACGATTTCTCTACCTCCCCCGATTACGGCGGCGGCCTTGGAGAGTATTCGTCAGGTTCGGCAGCATCCTGAGTTGGTGCAAACTCTACAGGCGAATACCCGCTATCTGCGATCGCGCCTCATTGAACATGAGTTCCAGGTAATTGGTGAAACCAACGTGATTCCGGTGATTCTGTCGCCTGAGATTAATCCCAAATACTTTGCGCGTCATATGATGGACCGCTATGGGATTTGGATTTCGCCGATTTGGTTCATCGCTAAACCTCGGATGCGGATTACGGCCAATGCTTTGCATACGAAGGAGGAGATGGATCGTCTGGTTGAGGCGATGGTGGAAACCCGAGCCGCTATGGTATCCTCGACGGCAACCGTTAGCGCATAA
- a CDS encoding HNH endonuclease signature motif containing protein codes for MKQLPSAPEHSISINGIVKKGTRVLKVNTKGCIRVCIRRKMRLLAELLAETYLGMPLDRQHTVCYLDGDNTNLSLENLYWVDPWFNQIPQQTTRFEGQEFFRMNWLETRQYFISKFGDILNFSTQKLVVPQKDSTGYLRFTYYIFEKGKRNRQTIAVHLACYKTFNPDFDFSCQEINHKNGVKTDNRIDNLEAVSHRENMRHAFDTGLRQVKYSREVASDIASKVLSGKSWTDIYREYLEPELGLTKQQSFSLINAVVNNQDAYMDVKQKYGLTQGSTTISKESTVQANGTGNGGTP; via the coding sequence GTGAAACAACTACCTAGCGCCCCGGAACACTCAATATCTATTAATGGGATAGTCAAAAAGGGAACCCGAGTTCTCAAGGTCAACACCAAAGGATGTATCAGAGTTTGTATCCGACGTAAAATGCGCCTTCTAGCCGAGCTATTAGCCGAAACTTACTTAGGGATGCCGTTGGATAGGCAGCACACCGTTTGCTACCTGGATGGCGACAACACAAACCTTTCTTTAGAAAACCTCTATTGGGTTGATCCTTGGTTTAACCAAATCCCTCAACAGACTACTCGATTTGAAGGTCAAGAGTTTTTCCGAATGAACTGGTTGGAGACCAGGCAGTATTTTATCAGCAAATTTGGTGATATACTCAATTTTTCAACCCAGAAGTTAGTTGTTCCCCAAAAAGACTCTACAGGCTATCTGCGGTTCACTTACTACATTTTTGAAAAGGGAAAACGAAATAGGCAAACCATTGCAGTACATCTCGCATGCTACAAAACCTTTAATCCAGATTTTGACTTTTCCTGTCAAGAAATCAATCACAAAAACGGTGTAAAAACTGATAACCGGATTGATAACCTCGAAGCCGTCAGTCACAGAGAAAACATGAGACATGCTTTTGATACTGGTTTGAGACAGGTTAAATATAGTCGTGAGGTAGCGAGTGATATTGCATCAAAGGTTCTTTCTGGTAAATCCTGGACTGATATTTATCGGGAATATCTAGAACCAGAGTTGGGTTTAACCAAACAGCAATCTTTCTCCCTGATTAACGCAGTTGTGAACAACCAAGATGCCTATATGGATGTCAAACAAAAATACGGTTTAACTCAAGGTTCAACGACTATCTCGAAAGAGAGTACAGTGCAAGCCAATGGCACTGGAAACGGGGGGACTCCCTAA
- a CDS encoding ribonucleotide-diphosphate reductase subunit beta, whose protein sequence is MNTKDELSHVRLFQKLIPEAMAIFPHSQDAIYDMMDTAVRHECKWTNHIVGNNILGITEHSTEQYTKYLANIRLKAIGLKPLYPEPRYQKSPYTHLERFSDTKAEGHTKANFFEAQVTSYVMSSGVGGWDEI, encoded by the coding sequence CTGAACACAAAGGACGAACTCAGTCATGTGCGGCTGTTCCAAAAACTCATTCCCGAAGCCATGGCCATCTTTCCCCATTCCCAAGATGCGATCTATGACATGATGGACACCGCCGTTCGACATGAATGTAAGTGGACGAATCACATCGTGGGGAATAACATCCTCGGGATTACGGAACACAGCACCGAACAATACACCAAATACCTGGCCAATATCCGTCTCAAAGCCATCGGCTTGAAACCTCTTTATCCCGAACCCCGCTATCAAAAGAGTCCTTACACTCACCTAGAGCGGTTCTCGGACACCAAAGCCGAAGGCCATACCAAGGCCAACTTCTTTGAAGCACAAGTCACCAGTTATGTGATGTCCTCTGGCGTGGGAGGTTGGGACGAAATTTAA
- a CDS encoding ribonucleotide reductase N-terminal alpha domain-containing protein — translation MHSTLELNAIATQAAKISVIRRDGSPAPLDVTKIRRVVNWACEGLEASPIALEAGLTARLRTGVTTRDLQNNLISCALEMCSPGEPDWRYVAGRLHIWSLWKDTLVSRGYQYGDYARTVFAKVQCQQYDSRILTYTLDELQAASEWINPDWDMDYDYAGAVLLTKRYLLPDELPQEALLTCALLLASVEAPGERLKWAKRFYEAIATRKVSLATPILANLRVPGGSLSSCFIAAMDDNLESIFETITDTARISKNGGGVGVNVSRIRATGSWVMGKPNASGGVIPWIKLLNDTAIAVNQGGRRAGAVTVSLDSWHLDIPEFLECQTENG, via the coding sequence ATGCACTCAACCTTAGAACTCAATGCCATTGCCACCCAAGCTGCCAAGATTTCCGTGATTCGTCGGGATGGTTCGCCGGCCCCGCTCGATGTCACGAAAATCCGGCGTGTGGTCAACTGGGCCTGTGAAGGACTTGAGGCTAGTCCCATTGCCCTAGAAGCTGGACTCACCGCTCGACTGCGGACTGGGGTGACAACACGAGACCTTCAAAACAACCTCATCAGCTGCGCCTTAGAAATGTGTTCTCCCGGGGAGCCGGATTGGCGCTATGTGGCGGGACGACTCCATATCTGGAGCCTGTGGAAAGATACCCTCGTCAGTCGGGGCTATCAGTATGGTGACTATGCTCGTACCGTGTTCGCGAAGGTGCAATGCCAACAGTATGACTCTCGTATTCTGACGTACACCCTGGATGAACTGCAAGCGGCCTCAGAGTGGATTAACCCAGACTGGGACATGGACTACGACTATGCTGGGGCAGTCTTGCTGACGAAACGCTATCTGTTGCCCGACGAACTGCCCCAGGAAGCCCTACTCACCTGTGCCTTGTTGTTGGCCTCCGTCGAGGCTCCGGGTGAGCGTCTGAAGTGGGCCAAACGCTTCTATGAAGCCATTGCCACCCGTAAGGTTTCTCTCGCCACCCCGATTTTAGCGAATCTTCGAGTTCCCGGCGGCTCCCTGTCCTCCTGTTTCATCGCCGCCATGGATGACAACCTCGAAAGCATTTTTGAAACCATCACCGACACGGCCCGCATTTCCAAAAATGGCGGTGGGGTTGGAGTCAACGTCAGCCGCATCCGCGCCACCGGCTCTTGGGTGATGGGCAAACCCAACGCTTCGGGTGGGGTGATTCCTTGGATTAAACTCCTCAACGATACGGCGATCGCAGTCAATCAGGGTGGTCGCCGAGCCGGCGCAGTCACGGTAAGCCTAGATAGTTGGCACTTAGACATTCCTGAATTTCTCGAATGTCAAACAGAGAATGGTTAA
- a CDS encoding ribonucleotide-diphosphate reductase subunit beta encodes MIETIIPSDRRSAVYDFWRTDKVLKDRCEFIAGQYQRYVDNPTVENYFMSLVTDYILEGLYFYNGFIAFYNFASRMLMPGSADIFKMINR; translated from the coding sequence ATGATTGAGACCATTATTCCCAGCGATCGCCGCTCAGCGGTTTACGATTTTTGGCGCACCGATAAGGTGTTAAAAGACCGTTGTGAGTTCATTGCTGGGCAATATCAACGCTATGTTGATAACCCAACCGTGGAAAACTACTTCATGTCCTTGGTGACCGACTATATTCTGGAAGGATTATATTTCTATAACGGATTTATTGCCTTCTACAATTTTGCCTCCCGGATGTTAATGCCGGGAAGTGCCGACATCTTCAAGATGATCAACCGTTAA
- a CDS encoding pentapeptide repeat-containing protein, which translates to MNAVEQLLERYTAGERNFRDLDLFRADLNGADLSGASFFRANLFSANLFRANLIGVTFYNATLIGANLYCANLSGADLSGANLTCANCEGADFSGADLTAADLGGVDFSLANLSYANLTRSNLMRASLVNAKLDHTNFTGADLKWANLNDAEITEAQVRSAQFAHAIGLTPELQARLQREGAIISA; encoded by the coding sequence ATGAACGCTGTAGAACAACTCCTCGAACGCTATACCGCTGGCGAGCGTAACTTCCGGGATCTCGATCTATTTCGCGCTGACCTCAATGGAGCGGATTTGAGTGGGGCCAGTTTTTTCCGGGCTAATCTGTTTAGTGCTAATCTCTTCCGTGCCAATCTAATCGGCGTGACCTTTTATAATGCTACCTTGATTGGGGCGAACCTCTACTGTGCGAATCTTAGTGGGGCCGACCTCAGTGGGGCTAATCTCACCTGTGCTAACTGTGAAGGAGCGGATTTCAGTGGGGCCGATTTAACGGCGGCGGACTTGGGTGGGGTTGATTTTAGCCTCGCGAATCTCAGCTATGCCAATTTAACCCGCAGTAATCTCATGCGGGCCAGTCTGGTGAATGCCAAACTGGACCATACCAATTTCACCGGGGCCGATTTGAAATGGGCCAACCTCAATGATGCTGAAATCACGGAGGCTCAGGTGCGATCGGCTCAATTTGCCCATGCGATTGGTTTAACCCCTGAGTTACAGGCCCGCTTGCAACGCGAAGGAGCGATTATCTCTGCCTAG
- a CDS encoding MFS transporter: MTDWVRKFSRETLRVPVILGAGSLTTMAGGAIAPVLPDLMQELNIDLAWGGTLASFHCLTLALSSPLLGLLADKIGPSRVLFPAMTFYGIFGVVGAWMPNFWSLLVVRGLLGIACGGLAASCLGVLGRLYEGEERTRMLGFATAVLTITGIVYPLLGGLVGNNDWQYAFYLNGIAFPLGLLGLYAFNTSSSFSSKSSPSQGLGGKLTRELSRLVTARLLVTMGLSSIAMYAVVIYAPIYLDQALGLTPKLNGMVLASRAIGAAFISAFGAKPLAKMIGLNQSTALGFGIMAATLAPIPWITELWGVLLAAALFGLGFGIVLPNLYNALANLSPFELRASILAVGTGISFLGQFASPVLLGVVLNIWDLATVFYAASILTILAGLLLFAPLPQSQS, translated from the coding sequence ATGACGGATTGGGTTCGAAAATTTAGCCGCGAGACGCTCAGAGTGCCGGTGATCTTGGGGGCAGGTTCCCTCACGACCATGGCTGGGGGGGCGATCGCCCCAGTCCTGCCCGATCTGATGCAAGAACTCAACATCGACTTAGCCTGGGGAGGAACCCTCGCCAGTTTCCACTGTTTGACCTTAGCCCTCTCCAGTCCCCTCCTGGGCCTACTTGCCGACAAAATCGGGCCGTCGCGAGTTCTCTTCCCCGCCATGACCTTCTACGGCATTTTCGGCGTAGTCGGGGCTTGGATGCCCAATTTTTGGTCTCTACTGGTCGTGCGGGGGCTACTGGGAATTGCCTGTGGAGGGTTAGCCGCCTCCTGTTTAGGGGTCTTAGGACGACTCTATGAAGGAGAGGAACGAACCCGGATGCTCGGCTTTGCCACCGCTGTCCTCACTATCACCGGAATTGTCTATCCCTTACTGGGGGGATTGGTGGGCAATAATGATTGGCAATATGCCTTCTATCTCAACGGTATCGCCTTCCCCCTAGGCCTTCTCGGACTCTACGCCTTCAACACTTCCTCATCCTTCAGCTCCAAATCTAGCCCATCCCAGGGCTTAGGAGGGAAACTCACCCGAGAACTCTCCCGTCTCGTCACCGCTCGTTTGCTAGTCACCATGGGACTGTCTTCCATCGCCATGTATGCGGTGGTGATTTATGCGCCCATTTACCTGGATCAGGCCCTGGGACTCACCCCAAAACTCAACGGAATGGTTCTGGCCTCCCGGGCCATTGGGGCGGCGTTCATTTCCGCCTTTGGGGCCAAACCCCTGGCTAAAATGATTGGCTTAAACCAATCCACCGCTCTAGGGTTTGGCATCATGGCCGCCACCCTAGCACCAATTCCCTGGATTACGGAATTATGGGGAGTCTTACTCGCCGCAGCTCTCTTTGGCCTTGGCTTTGGTATCGTACTCCCCAACTTGTATAACGCCCTAGCTAACCTGTCCCCCTTTGAACTTCGGGCCAGCATTCTCGCCGTAGGAACGGGGATTAGCTTTCTCGGACAATTCGCCTCACCGGTGTTGCTCGGAGTCGTCCTCAACATCTGGGACTTAGCGACGGTATTTTATGCCGCCTCCATCCTGACCATTTTGGCTGGCCTGCTCCTATTTGCCCCCTTGCCTCAGTCCCAGTCTTAA
- a CDS encoding EndoU domain-containing protein — protein sequence MTSKRRKPKSSKLGSLLGVCIATGAVLWSIGYDPSSAGNCLGSSAWVTAYNNQQINHAHIFCGELNQRGRLVGFHSRPGGRNPSTVAGFTMTQSPNRQGIYAGEWTYQGRSQETKFSTMFPDSCSASQVINSIGHAAANTVSCPANAPNWAWCGPNSPGNAGDARFCHGDDGSSYLIAGANRSEGRINTGFPLRTSR from the coding sequence ATGACATCAAAACGACGGAAGCCAAAATCGAGTAAACTTGGCAGTCTACTAGGAGTATGTATCGCAACCGGAGCAGTCCTGTGGTCTATTGGCTATGACCCTAGTAGTGCGGGCAACTGTTTAGGGTCTTCCGCTTGGGTGACTGCCTATAATAATCAGCAAATTAATCATGCCCATATTTTTTGTGGAGAGTTGAATCAACGGGGGCGGCTGGTGGGATTTCATTCCCGTCCTGGGGGCAGAAATCCCTCAACTGTGGCTGGATTTACTATGACCCAATCCCCCAATCGTCAGGGAATTTATGCTGGGGAATGGACTTATCAAGGGAGGTCCCAGGAAACCAAGTTTTCAACCATGTTTCCCGACTCCTGTAGCGCATCTCAGGTGATTAACTCCATTGGTCACGCAGCCGCCAATACCGTATCATGCCCTGCGAATGCCCCTAATTGGGCTTGGTGTGGCCCCAATAGCCCAGGTAATGCAGGAGATGCTCGGTTTTGTCATGGGGATGATGGTAGCTCATATCTCATTGCTGGGGCTAACCGTTCAGAGGGTAGAATTAATACCGGATTTCCCCTAAGAACGTCAAGATGA
- a CDS encoding ribonucleotide-diphosphate reductase subunit beta yields the protein MPVNPIFNPQGNDDPEHRSIWFGDTTNLMQLNDVRYNWAVGLYRQMRENFWVAEKLDITQDVTDYVNLTLDERRAFDGILSYLTFLDSVQTVNLPQLKVSITAPEVSMCMAEQISQEALHNQS from the coding sequence ATGCCAGTCAACCCAATTTTCAATCCTCAAGGAAATGATGACCCAGAACATCGGAGTATTTGGTTTGGGGACACCACCAACCTGATGCAACTGAACGATGTTCGCTACAACTGGGCTGTTGGCTTATATCGCCAAATGCGGGAAAACTTCTGGGTTGCTGAAAAGCTCGATATTACCCAGGATGTCACCGACTACGTGAATCTCACTCTCGATGAACGGCGAGCTTTTGATGGGATTTTGTCCTATCTTACCTTTTTGGATTCTGTACAAACGGTGAATTTACCTCAGCTGAAGGTGAGTATTACCGCGCCTGAAGTCTCCATGTGTATGGCAGAGCAAATCAGTCAAGAAGCTCTCCATAACCAGAGTTAA
- a CDS encoding GNAT family N-acetyltransferase, which produces MAQITVRPVTSEGDRQQFLEVPQWVYRHDPNWVPPLKASIAAQLSPEDNPFLGYGEFQGFLAFDDQGRAIGRVVAAINQRLIEREGRRVGLFGYFECIEDFAAGQQLLEAALSWLGDRQIEVVRGPINLSTHNNCLFLVEGFERPPMMMMPYNPPYYPQWLEEMGWVKAKDAYAYDFPMEPLSDKFEKAYRIALKSGITFRPIRTKGEGFDEDVRSLYRLFTQAFANNWSSTPRTEADFLEEAQQLKSLVDPDIFPIAEDNGEMVGFFMGLPDYNIALKHVNGTLNIWGLLKFLWYRRQIKQARMITLCALPEYRRKMVPLALVYLTMKGGEKRGYQRAELSWIWEDNHPSRRITEASGGVIGKTYRVYEKEL; this is translated from the coding sequence ATGGCTCAAATCACGGTTCGACCGGTGACCAGTGAGGGCGATCGCCAGCAGTTTTTAGAGGTTCCCCAGTGGGTCTATCGCCATGACCCCAACTGGGTTCCTCCTCTTAAGGCCTCGATTGCTGCTCAACTGTCTCCCGAGGATAACCCGTTTCTCGGCTATGGGGAGTTCCAAGGGTTTTTGGCCTTTGATGACCAGGGACGGGCGATCGGACGTGTCGTGGCCGCGATTAATCAGCGGTTGATTGAGCGTGAAGGTCGGCGGGTGGGTCTGTTTGGCTATTTTGAATGTATTGAGGACTTCGCCGCCGGCCAGCAGTTGTTGGAGGCGGCTCTGTCTTGGTTGGGCGATCGGCAAATCGAGGTGGTCCGTGGCCCCATTAACCTCTCAACCCATAATAACTGTCTCTTTCTCGTCGAGGGGTTTGAGCGCCCCCCGATGATGATGATGCCCTATAACCCCCCCTACTATCCCCAATGGCTAGAGGAGATGGGTTGGGTGAAGGCCAAAGATGCTTACGCCTATGACTTCCCCATGGAGCCATTATCGGACAAATTCGAGAAGGCCTATCGCATCGCCCTCAAATCCGGCATCACCTTCCGCCCCATTCGCACTAAAGGGGAAGGGTTTGACGAGGATGTGCGCAGTTTGTACCGCCTCTTTACCCAAGCCTTCGCCAATAATTGGAGTTCCACCCCCCGCACAGAAGCCGATTTCTTGGAGGAGGCCCAACAGCTTAAAAGCCTAGTTGACCCTGACATTTTTCCCATTGCTGAGGATAACGGCGAGATGGTGGGCTTTTTTATGGGTCTCCCAGACTACAACATCGCCTTAAAGCACGTCAACGGAACCCTAAATATTTGGGGATTGCTCAAGTTTCTCTGGTATCGCCGCCAAATTAAGCAAGCGCGGATGATTACCCTCTGTGCGTTGCCTGAATACCGCCGAAAAATGGTTCCCCTAGCGTTGGTCTATCTCACCATGAAAGGGGGGGAGAAACGGGGCTATCAGCGGGCGGAATTGTCCTGGATTTGGGAAGATAACCACCCCTCTCGCCGCATTACGGAAGCTTCCGGTGGGGTGATTGGCAAAACCTACCGGGTGTACGAGAAAGAACTTTAA